The genomic window TCCACTCAGCATTTCATATTTACAGTCAATGCAGCTTGAAATGAAAGAATATTCACAGTTTACACAAGAAAACAAGCTACCAACAAGGATTTTCTAGAACAACATGCTTTTTTGTTTAACTCTCCTACACTAAGTGATTACAAAGCCTCTATAATTTCATGTCCTGGTTCTGTCCGTGTCTTGTTAACGCTCATCACCACCTGCCTATGTCTGTCTACAGAACTCGCTCGAGAGctttcaaaaacaaagagagtTCGAATTGTGACAGAAGAAGTCGTTCTAGAAGATGAGAGCAAacccaagaagaagaaaaaggacagtggaaaatgaaatgagcagcaataaaaaaatctttacatGCGCTGTTTTATATTTGAACTTCTTTTTTGTCAAACATGCTTCTACCTGTAATGGACACTGGGAGGTGCTCAACACCATGTTTGTGAGATTCCAAGATCTGATTGTGTTCTTGCTGCAATCTGTGTCAGATCATTTGTGAACAGACAAGATGGAACAAATCTGATGATGCAACATTGCAACAATGAAACGCAGCTTGCTCAGTTTATGAGCTGCTGCTTTGTAGCCTCTCGTCTATTTGGTCCggcaccatcttgtttttttaaatcagaagtgaccacattagtaggagcgaggggtggagcctgactgagagctcgaggacactgcacgcCCTTCTCCCcctgcaacctgcacccattggacattactagctgtcaatcacattatatatacagtatatatcatatacacatcatatatttgactctatatagaaccatgacttacaaaatgaacaccagggtgtattgaggaagaaacaagagatgttgattaaatttcaactttatttttttttaagagaggtacatattttcttttacatttcttttgcctcttctcctccttctctctgtctagtttctatctcttctcttgcttcttcttctctttcagctccttctttaggctcttctctgcctctttctttgctttcttttgctcctttacTTTCGTTGCCTTGTCCTTGTCgctcatcaaggccagttcctgaaaagacagagacgagtgtgtttagatgttttctctttcaaaagtcttaataaaaaacaaacttaaagtgcaacaagttcttattcaaatcaaacggagctgatgtgacttacctgaagcttgatctgtttcaggatGAGCATCTTTATGTCGGCCTCGtacttggccgcccacatctgctcagtatcaCTGAccagtctctccagctccttgatttttatcaagccagcctccttctccacctgctcacaactgagatggtcctccagagcgTGAACTTttgtctcccactcagtcttgttctggaggaccCTGGTCTCGGTGGCCTGCTGCATGGCGATAAGTTCcctgttgctggcttccagtgctttattctgactggtgagactggcGATCATCTGATCCGTATGGACAATTTTAGCCTCATgcttggtcacccacttctcttctgtgaccttgagcagtctctccagctccttgattttcaAGAAGCctgccttcttctctgcctgctcacggctgagctcgtcttTCAGAGCCCTGATTTTGATGAACCcatccttcttctcttcttgctcacggctgagctcgtccttcagagccttgattttgataatgccagccttcttctccgcctgctcactgctgagctcgtccttcagagccttgattttatTGGAGCCAGCCTTCTTTTCCGCCTGCTCCctgctgagctcgtccttcagagccttgattttgatgaagCCATCCTTCTTCTCTGcttgctcacggctgagctcgtcctttagagccttgattttgatgaacccatccttcttctccgcctgctcacggctgagctcgtccttcagagcctggATTTTATtggagccagccttcttctctgcctgctcacggcttagctcgtccttcagagccttgatgtTAATGAACCCATccttcttctccgcctgctcacggctgagctcgtccttcagagcctggATTTTCATTAACCCATCCTTCTTTtccgcctgctcacggctgagctcgtcctttagagccttgatttctgagcgccagtcaggctcgttctgaggaacttttgtccccatagctttaaGCTCGGTTGTGAGCTCATCGATTTGTTTGTCCAGTGCCTGTTTCTCATGCAGAGTCCTGTCGAtgacctgttccctctgttttattgagtactccagctcattcaCCTGGTTGCACTTTTGTttcaggtcacgtctgatcttgtggatctctgcctgctggctttgattACGAGTACTCAAAGACCTGTACTCCTTCTCTTGGATCCTCAACTCCTTCTTGGCATCCTTTAGATCAAGCTCTAGTTCCTCCTTGAGTCTTTCAAagtctgcattctgcatgctctccttttccttccgccatgtagc from Paralichthys olivaceus isolate ysfri-2021 chromosome 16, ASM2471397v2, whole genome shotgun sequence includes these protein-coding regions:
- the LOC138405024 gene encoding flagellar attachment zone protein 1-like encodes the protein MPKNKSKRVPDSEKLFEDLLEAKQKLDSENLNLAHENASLRMAMSCKEATWRKEKESMQNADFERLKEELELDLKDAKKELRIQEKEYRSLSTRNQSQQAEIHKIRRDLKQKCNQVNELEYSIKQREQVIDRTLHEKQALDKQIDELTTELKAMGTKVPQNEPDWRSEIKALKDELSREQAEKKDGLMKIQALKDELSREQAEKKDGFINIKALKDELSREQAEKKAGSNKIQALKDELSREQAEKKDGFIKIKALKDELSREQAEKKDGFIKIKALKDELSREQAEKKAGSNKIKALKDELSSEQAEKKAGIIKIKALKDELSREQEEKKDGFIKIRALKDELSREQAEKKAGFLKIKELERLLKVTEEKWVTKHEAKIVHTDQMIASLTSQNKALEASNRELIAMQQATETRVLQNKTEWETKVHALEDHLSCEQVEKEAGLIKIKELERLVSDTEQMWAAKYEADIKMLILKQIKLQELALMSDKDKATKVKEQKKAKKEAEKSLKKELKEKKKQEKR